From a single Vibrio chagasii genomic region:
- a CDS encoding aldehyde dehydrogenase produces MIYAQPGSDNAVVNFKAQYDNFIGGEWVKPVSGEYFDNTSPVNGQVYCQVARSTEADISLALDAAHAARASWAATSVAERSNILLKIADRIEANLEEIAVAETWENGKPVRETLAADIPLVVDHFRYFAGCIRAQEGSAAELDSNTASYHFPEPIGVVGQIIPWNFPILMAAWKLAPALAAGCCVVMKPAEQTPTSILVMMEKIADLLPAGVVNIVNGFGSEAGQALATSDRIAKLAFTGSTEVGHHILKCAAESLIPSTVELGGKSPNIYFPDIFDHEDEYLDKCVEGMLLAFFNQGEVCTCPSRVLIHESVYDKFIAKVVERAQTIKQGNPLDTDTQVGAQASQEQFDKILSYLEIGRQEGAKVLTGGEIAQQPDDLGSGYYIQPTMLEGNNKMRVFQEEIFGPVIAVTTFKDEAEALEIANDTEYGLGAGVWTRDANLAYRMGRNIEAGRIWVNCYHAYPAHAAFGGYKKSGIGRETHKMMLDHYQNTKNLLISYDINSLGFF; encoded by the coding sequence ATGATTTACGCACAGCCGGGTAGTGACAACGCAGTGGTGAACTTTAAAGCTCAATACGATAACTTTATCGGGGGTGAGTGGGTGAAGCCTGTCAGCGGCGAGTATTTTGATAACACTTCCCCAGTGAATGGTCAGGTGTATTGCCAAGTGGCGCGCTCAACTGAAGCAGACATTAGCTTGGCGCTCGATGCGGCACATGCAGCTCGTGCAAGTTGGGCGGCGACCAGTGTTGCTGAACGTTCTAACATCCTACTTAAAATTGCCGACCGAATTGAAGCAAATCTAGAAGAGATCGCCGTTGCTGAGACATGGGAAAATGGCAAACCAGTTCGTGAAACTCTGGCAGCAGATATCCCGTTAGTTGTCGATCACTTCCGTTACTTTGCGGGTTGTATTCGAGCGCAAGAGGGCAGTGCAGCCGAGCTCGATTCAAACACTGCAAGCTACCATTTCCCAGAACCAATTGGCGTTGTCGGTCAGATCATTCCTTGGAACTTCCCGATTCTAATGGCAGCTTGGAAACTGGCACCTGCACTGGCGGCTGGTTGTTGTGTGGTGATGAAGCCTGCCGAGCAAACACCAACGTCTATTTTGGTTATGATGGAGAAGATCGCCGACCTTCTGCCGGCTGGTGTAGTCAACATCGTTAATGGTTTCGGTAGTGAAGCGGGGCAAGCCCTAGCGACAAGTGACCGTATTGCTAAGTTAGCATTTACAGGCTCAACTGAGGTCGGTCACCATATTCTAAAATGTGCGGCTGAAAGCTTGATTCCATCAACGGTAGAGTTGGGTGGTAAGTCTCCAAACATCTACTTCCCGGATATTTTTGATCATGAAGACGAGTACCTAGATAAGTGTGTTGAAGGTATGCTGCTGGCGTTCTTTAACCAAGGTGAGGTGTGTACTTGTCCTTCTCGTGTGTTGATTCATGAATCGGTCTACGACAAGTTCATTGCGAAAGTGGTCGAGCGTGCTCAAACCATCAAACAAGGTAACCCACTAGATACCGATACCCAGGTTGGCGCACAAGCCTCTCAAGAGCAGTTCGATAAGATTCTTAGCTATTTAGAGATTGGTCGCCAAGAGGGTGCGAAAGTCCTGACTGGTGGCGAAATCGCGCAGCAGCCAGACGATCTTGGTAGCGGCTATTACATTCAACCGACCATGCTGGAAGGCAACAACAAGATGCGTGTCTTCCAAGAAGAGATCTTTGGCCCAGTTATCGCGGTCACTACCTTTAAAGATGAAGCTGAAGCGCTAGAGATTGCCAACGATACCGAATATGGTTTGGGTGCAGGTGTATGGACGCGTGATGCAAACCTTGCTTACCGCATGGGTCGAAACATTGAAGCGGGCCGTATTTGGGTGAACTGCTACCACGCTTACCCAGCACACGCTGCGTTTGGTGGTTACAAGAAATCAGGGATTGGCCGTGAGACACATAAGATGATGCTCGATCACTACCAAAACACTAAGAACCTGCTGATCAGCTACGATATTAATTCGCTTGGCTTTTTCTGA
- a CDS encoding LysR family transcriptional regulator — translation MDTRFLESLVAVVEEGSIAAAARAQGITPAAISQRIQALEGEFNCKLFRRAGSTVQATYACLAVVPKAKSIIRETRDLIEVAQGSGLDGTLRVGANSTSLTAFIPSTLKSIREVAPQAKFHIIPGNSIDLNRSLINGDLDAAIIVAPPSVIPKTLQCRELRNEPLALIHNKTIQGSIASILDNNAYIRYDPTCWGGQMSERFMNDTGMTKNTIFDLDSLEAIAQLVVEEVGVSIVPVWPGLELFDEHITITPITNKKYNRKMVLLSAYHPRQPKLLELFVKHLGELDSITLQKSESEH, via the coding sequence ATGGACACTCGATTTCTTGAAAGCCTTGTCGCAGTCGTAGAGGAAGGGTCAATAGCCGCTGCAGCCCGTGCCCAAGGCATAACACCGGCAGCCATCAGTCAAAGGATTCAAGCATTAGAGGGCGAGTTTAATTGTAAGCTGTTTAGACGAGCTGGAAGCACTGTTCAGGCCACATATGCCTGTTTGGCGGTTGTCCCCAAAGCAAAATCGATTATCAGGGAGACTCGTGATCTTATTGAAGTTGCACAAGGGTCGGGATTAGATGGCACGTTAAGAGTAGGGGCTAACTCAACGTCATTAACCGCGTTTATCCCATCGACTCTCAAGTCCATTCGGGAAGTTGCGCCACAGGCAAAATTTCATATCATTCCTGGGAATTCTATCGATTTAAATCGGAGCCTTATCAATGGCGACCTTGATGCAGCGATTATCGTTGCCCCTCCCTCTGTCATTCCAAAAACATTGCAATGTAGAGAACTGAGAAATGAGCCTCTTGCGTTAATTCATAACAAAACGATTCAAGGCTCTATTGCAAGTATACTCGATAACAACGCTTATATTAGATATGACCCTACCTGTTGGGGCGGGCAGATGTCGGAACGATTCATGAACGACACGGGGATGACTAAAAATACCATTTTTGACCTGGATTCCCTTGAGGCGATTGCTCAACTGGTGGTGGAAGAGGTTGGAGTATCAATTGTTCCAGTCTGGCCTGGCTTGGAACTCTTTGATGAACACATCACCATCACACCAATAACCAACAAGAAATACAACCGGAAGATGGTACTACTGAGTGCATACCACCCTAGACAGCCCAAACTGCTCGAATTGTTTGTAAAACATTTAGGTGAACTCGACTCGATTACACTGCAAAAAAGTGAGTCAGAGCATTAA
- the rhtB gene encoding homoserine/homoserine lactone efflux protein, which produces MNFDLWFAFLMACIVLAVSPGAGAVNMMSITMKYGFRRSLISNIGLQVGNMFNIAIVGVGLGAVLAQSEVAFIAIKWVGAFYLIYLGIKKFTETVDNTDYKGHQQKVSGLKMFCQSVIVNVTNPKSIVFLVALLPQFIVSSSPHVEQILVLGSTLLTVDMLVMCAYALLASRLSGLVKNRRHMIVQNRIFGSVFIGTGSLLAMAGRS; this is translated from the coding sequence ATGAATTTTGATTTGTGGTTTGCGTTTTTGATGGCGTGCATTGTTTTAGCTGTTTCTCCTGGTGCAGGGGCCGTGAATATGATGTCAATAACAATGAAATACGGCTTTCGTCGAAGCTTGATTTCAAACATTGGGTTACAAGTTGGGAATATGTTCAATATTGCGATAGTTGGTGTTGGACTTGGTGCTGTTCTTGCCCAATCAGAGGTTGCGTTTATTGCTATAAAGTGGGTCGGGGCATTCTACTTAATTTATTTAGGTATCAAGAAGTTTACCGAGACGGTGGATAATACAGACTACAAAGGACACCAGCAGAAAGTAAGTGGCTTGAAAATGTTTTGTCAGTCAGTGATTGTCAACGTTACCAATCCTAAAAGTATTGTTTTCCTTGTTGCTCTTTTGCCCCAGTTTATTGTGTCAAGCAGTCCCCATGTAGAGCAGATACTAGTGCTAGGCAGTACTTTACTTACCGTCGATATGCTTGTGATGTGTGCTTATGCATTATTAGCTAGTCGGTTGAGCGGATTGGTTAAGAATCGCCGTCATATGATTGTGCAAAACCGTATTTTCGGCAGTGTATTTATTGGTACAGGCAGTTTATTAGCGATGGCTGGACGAAGCTAA
- a CDS encoding FCD domain-containing protein codes for MAKSAKRRRTQELAESIKNWIVEQALQPGDRLPNELEVMEKFDASKGTVRESMRILEAQGILSTKTGPNGGVFVSEMSENKAQSLLSNYLFFKNTSISDLYQMRLSLEPEIAASLAGRLNESQLQALSDQIDKYQTPPEDIYQEREHHIASLEFHSLLASYSDNELLKFVVRFTAQILTELTIYHKLYEPGNHKLWRTGVQSQRDLVQALSKSDAVKAKQIMQQHMLTAHQLMIKQEAQIANSFIAEE; via the coding sequence GTGGCAAAAAGCGCGAAGAGACGTAGAACACAAGAATTAGCAGAATCGATCAAGAACTGGATCGTCGAGCAAGCACTTCAGCCTGGGGATCGTTTACCTAACGAGCTTGAGGTTATGGAGAAGTTTGACGCTTCAAAAGGAACGGTTCGTGAAAGTATGCGAATCTTGGAAGCGCAAGGTATTTTGTCGACCAAAACCGGCCCGAATGGCGGTGTGTTCGTGAGTGAGATGAGCGAAAACAAAGCGCAGTCACTCTTAAGTAACTACCTGTTTTTTAAGAACACTTCGATATCAGATTTATACCAAATGCGTTTGTCGCTTGAGCCGGAGATTGCGGCTTCCCTCGCAGGGAGACTAAATGAGTCGCAATTGCAGGCACTGAGCGACCAAATCGACAAGTATCAAACGCCGCCTGAAGATATTTATCAAGAACGCGAACACCACATCGCATCGCTAGAGTTCCACAGCTTACTGGCGAGCTATTCAGATAATGAGCTATTAAAGTTTGTGGTACGTTTTACCGCGCAAATACTCACTGAGCTGACGATTTATCACAAGCTTTACGAACCAGGAAACCACAAACTGTGGCGTACTGGCGTGCAAAGCCAACGCGACCTTGTGCAAGCGCTGAGCAAAAGTGATGCAGTAAAAGCGAAACAAATCATGCAGCAACATATGCTGACAGCGCACCAACTTATGATTAAGCAAGAAGCACAAATCGCTAACAGCTTTATCGCCGAAGAATAA
- a CDS encoding allantoate amidohydrolase, whose protein sequence is MGKFEETASLTWEWLESIAQCSQTSDPDKEGVTRLCASKEHEEANRKLHDWMTMSGMEVRMDNAANLIGRYPSTNPDAKTLIFGSHQDTVPNGGKYDGILGVILPIALVNYFHNNQLEFPFHIDVIAFSDEEGTRFQSTLLGSKAISGIFDPAMLTAEDANGVSMRDALVSFGCNPDLISEDAYEKDNVLGFVELHIEQGPQLEQANLPVGVVTAMTGIERHTLSIIGKASHAGTVPMNLRQDALVGAAQVIHMFDQLCKREEDLVGVVGKIANYPNGVNVIPQQTDITIELRSPNDASRVKAREEMLADIDSLMNQYNLAYRHEQTYEQSAVTCADSLSSVLSNAVSLSGITPKHLYSGAGHDGLAVSKLTDIAMLFMRCTDGISHHPDEAILQQDLVAAVEVLNHFCLLMKAEQK, encoded by the coding sequence ATGGGTAAATTCGAAGAAACCGCCAGCTTAACGTGGGAATGGCTAGAGTCTATTGCTCAATGCAGCCAAACATCCGATCCCGATAAAGAAGGGGTTACGCGTTTATGTGCGTCTAAAGAGCATGAAGAGGCAAACCGAAAGCTGCATGACTGGATGACAATGTCTGGTATGGAAGTTCGAATGGACAACGCGGCGAACTTAATTGGTCGTTACCCAAGTACTAACCCAGATGCTAAGACACTGATCTTTGGCTCACACCAAGATACGGTGCCTAATGGGGGTAAATATGATGGGATCCTTGGCGTAATACTGCCAATCGCACTGGTTAATTACTTTCACAACAACCAGTTAGAGTTCCCGTTTCATATTGATGTGATTGCTTTTAGTGACGAAGAGGGCACGCGCTTTCAATCGACATTATTAGGCTCAAAAGCGATTTCAGGCATCTTCGACCCTGCGATGTTGACAGCTGAAGACGCAAACGGCGTAAGCATGCGAGATGCTTTGGTGTCTTTTGGTTGTAACCCAGACCTCATTAGTGAAGACGCTTATGAGAAAGACAATGTGCTTGGCTTTGTTGAACTGCACATTGAGCAAGGTCCGCAGTTAGAGCAAGCCAACCTGCCTGTAGGGGTAGTGACGGCAATGACTGGGATTGAGCGCCATACCTTGTCGATCATTGGCAAAGCGAGCCATGCGGGCACAGTACCGATGAACCTACGCCAAGATGCGTTGGTAGGTGCAGCTCAAGTGATTCACATGTTTGATCAGCTTTGTAAGCGAGAAGAAGACCTAGTCGGTGTTGTAGGCAAAATTGCTAACTATCCGAATGGCGTCAACGTTATCCCTCAACAAACAGACATTACCATTGAGCTTCGTTCACCCAATGACGCTTCTCGTGTTAAAGCGCGAGAGGAGATGTTGGCAGATATCGATAGCCTAATGAATCAATACAACTTGGCTTACCGTCATGAACAAACTTATGAGCAATCAGCCGTGACTTGTGCTGATTCTTTATCGTCAGTTTTAAGTAACGCGGTAAGTTTGTCGGGTATTACACCGAAACACCTATACAGCGGTGCAGGTCATGACGGCTTGGCTGTGAGTAAGCTTACCGATATTGCGATGCTGTTTATGCGTTGTACTGATGGCATTAGCCACCACCCAGACGAAGCCATTCTTCAACAAGATTTGGTTGCTGCAGTCGAAGTGTTAAACCACTTCTGTCTATTGATGAAAGCAGAGCAAAAATAA